From Camelina sativa cultivar DH55 chromosome 7, Cs, whole genome shotgun sequence, one genomic window encodes:
- the LOC104704411 gene encoding uncharacterized protein LOC104704411, with product MAIKTDMSKAYDRVEWSFVDLLLRKLGFCDKWVSWIMSCVTTVQYKVLINGQAHGSITPFRGLRQGDPLSPYLFILCTEALIAQFRKAEQLKLITGIKVSTASPAISHLLFADDSLFFCRATKEQCEVVLRILRKYERASGQQINFQKSSVQFGHTVDHGLREELKGVLGITNLGGMGSYLGIPESLGGAKTQIFSYVQDRLQSRASSWPARLLSKGGKEVMIKSVATAVPTFVMSCFRLPKTITRKLTSAISNYWWSSSGQSRGLHWVAWDKLCQDKTEGGLGFRGLDDFNTALLAKQLWRLISVLDSLFARVFKGRYYRHSDPLDPIKSYSPSYGWRSIISARSLVNKGLIKRVGSGVSISVWHDPWIPAQSPRPAIGTGLSSDHLLSVQNLINRSSNSWDMALLSATFVPEDVALISALPLRLPDKPDSLGWHFTKSGNYTVKSGYHLLQSSTAASVVLSVVGSNYVPLQAFVWKIRCPPKLRHFMWQVISGCVAVTANLRKRGISCDPVCGLCGFEEETINHALFECPPARQVWALSQFPTVQGAFPSESILTNIDFLFWRFKDVPSQDRFPWILWYIWKARNDKLFSNLDSNPLAILRLAEDEANAWFLAQTEGVDSEEGHPLLGIPSDGGIRVSRFSRPTSSLLCFVDGSWKATDQFSGRGWFCVSPGGDGPTMGASNLRRSLSPLHAEIEALIWAMRCMIGADNQSVVFLTDCSDLVKMVSSPSKWPAFTPYLEDVQADREEFTSFSLVYVPRTQNGKTDKLARHVRAVPYLVIFVNNLSSHWLV from the coding sequence ATGGCtatcaaaacggatatgagtaaggcttatGATCGGGTTGAATGGTCttttgttgatcttcttctccgGAAACTTGGCTTCTGCGATAAATGGGTGTCTTGGATTATGAGTTGTGTTACGACAGTTCAGTATAAGGTTTTGATCAATGGTCAAGCCCATGGATCTATTACCCCTTTTCGGGGATTAAGGCAGGGTGATCCTCTTTCGCCCTACCTTTTCATCCTCTGTACGGAAGCCTTAATTGCACAATTCCGCAAAGCGGAGCAGCTGAAGCTTATTACTGGTATAAAGGTTTCTACAGCCAGCCCTGCTATCTCGCATCTCttatttgcggatgacagtTTATTCTTTTGCCGAGCAACAAAGGAGCAGTGCGAGGTTGTGCTTCGGATTCTCAGGAAGTACGAGCGGGCTTCTGGACAGCAAATTAATTTCCAGAAGTCTTCCGTCCAATTTGGTCATACTGTGGATCATGGTCTACGCGAGGAATTAAAAGGGGTGTTAGGTATTACAAATCTAGGGGGTATGGGGTCTTATTTGGGCATCCCGGAAAGCCTTGGGGGAGCAAAGACACAAATCTTTTCTTATGTCCAGGACCGCCTCCAATCACGGGCCAGTAGTTGGCCTGCCCGTCTCCTTTCTAAAGGCGGTAAGGAGGTAATGATTAAGTCGGTGGCCACGGCAGTTCCTACCTTTGTAATGTCGTGCTTTCGATTACCCAAGACGATTACGAGGAAGTTAACAAGTGCCATTTCTAACTATTGGTGGAGTTCATCTGGACAATCGCGGGGATTACATTGGGTGGCTTGGGATAAGCTTTGTCAGGATAAAACAGAGGGAGGTTTGGGCTTTCGGGGtttggatgattttaacacAGCTTTGCTGGCGAAGCAGCTATGGCGTTTGATCTCCGTTCTGGACTCTCTGTTCGCACGGGTTTTTAAGGGCCGGTATTATAGGCATTCGGATCctttggatccaattaaatcttacTCACCATCCTATGGATGGAGAAGTATtatttctgctcgctctctggttaacaaaggacttattaaacgggtAGGATCGGGGGTCTCCATCTCTGTATGGCATGACCCGTGGATCCCTGcccaatccccgagaccagctaTAGGCACAGGGTTGTCTTCTGACCACCTGCTTTCCGTTCAAAACCTTATTAACAGGAGTTCTAATTCCTGGGACATGGCTCTACTTTCGGCTACTTTTGTACCGGAAGATGTTGCTTTGATTTCTGCCTTACCGCTGCGGTTACCCGATAAACCAGATTCATTaggttggcattttacaaagTCAGGGAATTATACGGTTAAGTCAGGGTACCACCTTCTTCAGTCTTCTACTGCGGCTTCGGTTGTTCTGTCGGTGGTCGGGTCGAACTATGTACCTCTTCAGGCCTTTGTGTGGAAAATACGGTGCCCGCCAAAACTTCgtcattttatgtggcaagtgaTTTCGGGTTGTGTGGCGGTCACAGCTAATTTACGGAAACGGGGAATTAGTTGTGATCCcgtgtgtggtctttgtggatTTGAGGAGGAGACGATAAAccatgctctttttgagtgtccGCCAGCCAGACAAGTCTGGGCTCTATCACAGTTTCCGACGGTTCAGGGTGCTTTCCCATCGGAATCGATTCTCACAAATATAGATTTCCTTTTCTGGCGCTTCAAGGATGTTCCTTCGCAGGATCGATTCCCATGGATTctatggtatatttggaaagcacgTAATGATAAACTATTTAGTAATTTGGATTCCAATCCACTAGCAATACTACGGCTAGCGGAGGATGAGGCTAATGCTTGGTTTCTTGCTCAGACAGAGGGAGTAGATTCAGAGGAGGGCCACCCTCTTTTGGGTATACCTTCTGATGGAGGCATTAGAGTTTCAAGGTTCTCTAGGCCTACTTCGAGCCTCCTATGCTTCGTGGATGGCTCATGGAAAGCGACGGATCAGTTTTCTGGTAGAGGATGGTTCTGTGTTTCGCCCGGGGGGGATGGCCCAACAATGGGAGCTTCTAATCTTCGTAGGAGTCTCTCCCCTCTTCATGCGGAGATCGAGGCCCTTATATGGGCAATGCGATGTATGATTGGAGCAGATAACCAATCCGTTGTCTTTCTTACCGATTGCTCTGacctggtgaagatggtgtcttcgccttccaAGTGGCCAGCCTTCACACCTTACCTGGAGGACGTACAGGCGGATAGAGAGGagtttacttctttttctttagtctATGTTCCTCGTACCCAGAATGGTAAAACGGATAAATTGGCTCGACATGTTCGTGCAGTTCCGTATTTAGTTATCTTTGTAAATAATCTTTCTTcgcattggctcgtttga
- the LOC104700627 gene encoding probable protein phosphatase 2C 23, whose protein sequence is MGNGIGKLTKCFTGAGETRRNIKKPELSSSTLEPDPLDEGLGHSFCYVRPDPTRVSSSKVHSEEETTTFRTISGASVSANAATPLSTSLYDPYGHIDRAAAFESTTSFASIPLQPIPRSSGPIVPGSSPLERGFLSGPIERGFMSGPLDGSSGPVSGSDQFQRSFSHSLANNRVGSRKGSLVRVLRRAISKTITRGQNSIVAPIKPVKVPDWVFGSDKTRIQNQTQHQNENNLTVNSSLNFSSEGSLLDDDVSLESQNLQWAQGKAGEDRVHVVVSEEHGWLFVGIYDGFNGPDAPDYLLSHLYPAVHRELKGLLWDDPKPDAKSSDETDVENRDSSSEEKKSKNWEESQRRWRCEWDRERLDLDRLLKDRSNGSDQDPDPSSSDVLKALSQALKKTEEAYLEIADMMLDENPELALMGSCVLVMLMKGEDVYLMNVGDSRAVLGQKAETEYWIGNIRQDLERINEETMNDFDGCCDDVEGASLVPNLSAFQLTVDHSTNVEEEVDRIRKEHPDDATAVTNERVKGSLKVTRAFGAGFLKQPKWNNALLEMFQIDYKGTSPYINCLPALYHHRLGSKDQFLILSSDGLYQYFTNEEAVSEVELFITLQPEGDPAQHLIQELLFRAAKKAGMDFHELLEIPQGERRRYHDDVSIVVISLEGRMWKSCV, encoded by the exons atGGGTAACGGAATCGGAAAGCTTACTAAATGTTTCACCGGCGCCGGAGAAACTCGCCGGAACATAAAAAAACCCGagttatcatcatcaacccTCGAACCAGATCCTTTAGACGAAGGTTTAGGTCACTCTTTCTGCTACGTtagacccgacccgacccgtgTTTCCTCTTCTAAAGTTCACTCCGAAGAAGAAACCACCACGTTCCGTACGATCTCCGGCGCTTCCGTTAGTGCCAACGCTGCCACTCCGCTCTCCACTTCTCTATATGATCCTTACGGACACATCGACCGAGCCGCCGCGTTCGAGAGCACGACGTCGTTCGCGTCGATTCCTTTGCAGCCGATCCCGAGAAGCTCCGGTCCGATTGTACCCGGTTCGAGTCCGTTAGAGAGAGGGTTCCTTTCCGGTCCGATTGAGAGAGGTTTCATGTCCGGTCCACTTGATGGTTCTTCCGGTCCGGTTTCCGGTTCTGATCAATTTCAACGTAGCTTCTCTCACAGTTTAGCTAATAACCGGGTCGGGTCAAGAAAAGGATCTTTAGTTCGGGTTCTCCGTCGCGCAATTTCGAAGACGATTACTAGAGGACAAAACTCGATCGTTGCTCCGATCAAACCGGTTAAAGTACCCGATTGGGTATTCGGGTCGGATAAAACCCGGATCCAGAACCAGACTCAGCACCAGAACGAGAATAATCTCACTGTTAATAGTAGCTTGAATTTTAGTAGTGAAGGGAGTTTACTAGACGACGACGTTTCGTTAGAAAGCCAGAATCTTCAATGGGCACAAGGTAAAGCTGGCGAGGATCGTGTGCATGTGGTTGTATCGGAAGAACATGGATGGCTCTTCGTTGGAATCTACGATGGATTCAACGGTCCAGATGCGCCTGATTATTTACTCTCTCATTTATATCCAGCCGTTCATCGTGAGCTCAAGGGATTGTTATGGGACGATCCTAAACCGGATGCAAAATCTTCCGATGAAACCGATGTAGAGAATCGCGACTCGAGTTCTGAGGAGAAAAAGTCAAAGAACTGGGAAGAAAGTCAACGACGGTGGAGATGTGAGTGGGATCGAGAAAGGCTCGATCTTGACCGTTTACTGAAGGATCGGAGTAATGGGTCGGATCAAGATCCGGATCCGAGTTCGTCTGATGTTCTAAAAGCTTTGTCACAAGCTCTGAAGAAGACGGAAGAAGCTTACTTGGAGATTGCAGATATGATGCTCGACGAAAATCCTGAACTAGCTTTAATGGGTTCTTGTGTTTTAGTGATGTTGATGAAAGGTGAAGATGTTTATTTGATGAACGTTGGCGACAGTAGAGCTGTTCTTGGGCAAAAAGCTGAGACTGAGTATTGGATTGGGAACATTAGACAAGATTTGGAACGTATCAATGAAGAAACAATGAATGATTTTGATGGTTGTTGTGATGATGTTGAAGGAGCTAGTTTGGTTCCTAATTTATCAGCTTTTCAACTTACTGTTGATCATAGCACAAATGTAGAAGAG gAAGTTGATAGGATTAGAAAGGAGCATCCTGATGATGCAACCGCGGTGACTAATGAACGTGTTAAAGGTTCGTTGAAGGTTACAAGAGCTTTTGGCGCCGGTTTCCTCAAACAG CCTAAATGGAATAATGCACTACTTGAGATGTTTCAAATCGATTACAAAGGGACGTCTCCTTACATCAATTGTTTGCCAGCACTTTACCATCATAGATTAGGATCCAAAGACCAGTTTCTGATACTATCCTCGGATGGTCTCTACCAATACTTCACAAACGAAGAAGCGGTTTCGGAGGTTGAACTCTTTATCACATTACAACCTGAAGGTGACCCGGCTCAGCATTTGATTCAAGAGCTTCTTTTCCGTGCTGCCAAGAAAGCTG GTATGGATTTCCATGAACTGCTTGAGATACCACAAGGGGAACGGAGACGGTACCACGATGATGTTTCCATTGTAGTCATCTCTTTAGAAGGAAGAATGTGGAAATCTTGTGTATAA
- the LOC104700625 gene encoding CAX-interacting protein 4, which translates to MPATAGRVRMPANNRVHSSAALQTHGIWQSAIGYDPYAPTSKEEPKTTQQKTEDPENSYASFQGLLALARITGSNNDEARGSCKKCGRVGHLTFQCRNFLSTKEDKEKDPAAIEAAVLSGLEKIRKSVGKGGEVEEESSEEEEESESSDSDVDSEMERIIAERYGKKKSGSVKKTSSARKKKKKRVSDESDSDSDSGDRKRRRRSKKKRRAHKRRSVSESEDEEEEGRSKRRKERRGRKRDEDDSDESEDEDDRRVKRKSRKEKRRRRSRRNHSDDSDSESSEDDRRQKRRNKVAASSDSEAIVSGDDDSRVGRGSSKRYEKKSRRRHHRKE; encoded by the coding sequence ATGCCGGCGACAGCAGGAAGGGTGCGTATGCCCGCAAACAATAGGGTGCATAGTAGTGCAGCGCTTCAGACTCACGGTATATGGCAGAGTGCGATTGGTTATGATCCTTATGCACCAACTAGTAAAGAAGAGCCCAAGACTACTCAGCAGAAGACCGAAGATCCCGAGAACTCTTACGCTAGTTTCCAGGGTCTTTTGGCGCTTGCGAGGATCACTGGTTCCAATAACGATGAGGCTCGTGGGTCTTGTAAGAAGTGTGGTCGTGTTGGGCACTTGACGTTTCAGTGTAGGAACTTCTTGAGTACTAAGGAGGATAAGGAGAAGGATCCTGCTGCGATTGAAGCTGCTGTTTTGTCCGGGTTGGAGAAGATTAGGAAGAGTGTTGGGAAAGGAGgtgaggtggaggaggagagtagtgaagaggaagaggagagtgaGAGTTCTGATTCTGATGTTGATTCTGAGATGGAGAGGATTATAGCTGAGAGgtatgggaagaagaagagtgggaGTGTTAAGAAGACGAGTTcggcgaggaagaagaagaagaagcgtgtTTCTGATGAGTCTGATTCTGATTCGGATTCTGGAGATAGGAAGAGAAGGCGGAGGtctaagaagaagaggagagcaCATAAGAGAAGGAGTGTGAGTGAGTCtgaggatgaggaggaagagggaAGGAGtaagaggagaaaggagagGAGGGGAAGGAAGAGAGATGAGGATGATTCTGATGAGtctgaggatgaagatgatagacgtgtgaagaggaagagtagaaaggagaagaggagaaggagaagccgTCGTAATCATTCTGATGATTCTGATTCAGAGTCCTCTGAGGACGATAGAAGGCAGAAGCGTAGGAACAAAGTCGCAGCTTCTTCTGACTCTGAGGCCATTGTTTCGGGCGATGATGATTCACGCGTTGGAAGAGGTTCGTCTAAGAGGTATGAGAAGAAGAGCAGGAGACGCCATCACAGGAAAGAGTGA
- the LOC104700623 gene encoding RING-H2 finger protein ATL64-like yields MESSRCVDYVVAASSPDMTAVVTESESIALSLLCIFFIVLFYGSIIILCFVMYPKLPKEEIGDEEAGEPLPPAVRLTKCGRGDGGDGDGVKADVCVICLEEFEVNDVVRILVRCKHVFHVECIDSWCFYKLTCPVCRAPFRWFGDW; encoded by the coding sequence atggAATCAAGTCGTTGTGTTGATTACGTGGTGGCTGCTTCGTCGCCGGATATGACGGCGGTGGTTACAGAATCCGAATCAATAGCGTTGAGTCTTTTATGTATCTTCTTCATCGTTCTCTTCTACGGCTCGATCATTATCCTCTGCTTCGTTATGTACCCGAAGCTACCGAAGGAAGAGATCGGAGATGAAGAAGCCGGAGAGCCGTTACCTCCCGCCGTGAGACTCACGAAATGCGGCAGAGGAGACGGCGGTGACGGCGATGGAGTTAAAGCTGACGTGTGCGTGATTTGTTTGGAGGAGTTTGAAGTAAACGACGTCGTTAGAATTCTTGTGAGATGCAAGCATGTTTTCCACGTGGAGTGTATAGATTCGTGGTGTTTTTATAAGCTGACGTGTCCGGTTTGTAGAGCACCGTTTCGGTGGTTTGGTGATTGGTAG
- the LOC104700626 gene encoding outer envelope pore protein 16-1, chloroplastic yields the protein MPSSTFSGTVSTPKLSVAVDMGNPFLNLTVDAFLKIGAVGVTKSIAEDTYKAIDKGSLSKNTLENALKKLCAEGIYWGAAAGVYVGTEYGIERVRGTRDWKNAMLAGAATGAVLSAAGKKGKDTVVIDAILGGALATASQFLNNHYFY from the exons atgccTTCAAGCACATTCTCCGGGACCGTGAGCACGCCGAAGCTTTCGGTGGCTGTTGACATGGGAAACCCTTTTCTCAATCTCACCGTAGATGCTTTCCTCAAGATCGGAGCT GTTGGAGTCACTAAATCTATTGCAGAAGATACTTACAAGGCCATCGACAAAG GGAGTCTCTCCAAGAACACTTTGGAGAATGCG CTTAAGAAGTTGTGCGCAGAAGGTATTTACTGGG GAGCTGCGGCTGGAGTTTATGTTGGGACAGAGTATGGTATCGAACGTGTTCGTGGCACCAGAGATTGG AAAAACGCAATGTTAGCAGGTGCCGCGACAGGAGCAGTGCTCTCTGCGGCTGGCAAGAAAGGCAAAGACACTGTTGTGATCGATGCCATTCTCGGTGGCGCGCTTGCTACCGCTTCTCAGTTCCTTAACAATCATTATTTCTATTGA